The following nucleotide sequence is from Deltaproteobacteria bacterium GWA2_45_12.
CCTTTTCAATCTTGGCAGCCTTTAACAACAATATGGAAGCTGGAGGTGTCTTCAAAATAAAAGTGAAAGAACGATCCGAATATACAGTAATGATACAAGGAATAATCATGCCGGCCTGCTTCTGAGTGGCGGCATTGAACTGCTTGCAAAATTCCATGATATTCACCCCATGTTGACCCAAAGCAGGACCAACAGGAGGAGCAGGATTGGCAGCCCCTGCCGGGCATTGCAATTTAACATAGGTAACAATTTTCTTAGCCATTTATCATCAGTG
It contains:
- a CDS encoding 50S ribosomal protein L11 gives rise to the protein MAKKIVTYVKLQCPAGAANPAPPVGPALGQHGVNIMEFCKQFNAATQKQAGMIIPCIITVYSDRSFTFILKTPPASILLLKAAKIEKGSGQTGKEKVGKVTKAQVEEIAKIKLKDLNCTKLESAVKSVAGTARSMGLEVI